GTGCACGGCGCTGAGGACCACGGCGAGCTTGCCCTTCTCCACCTTCTCGAGGACCTTGGCCGCCGCCTGCACCGCGAGCTCGCGCGGCGCCTCGTTGACGCGGCCCCCAGCCCGCACGCGGCCGGTCAGGATCCGGTCCTCGTGGAAGCCGTGGTAGGTCATCATGCCGTCGTCGCACATCCAGTAGGCGTTGACGGCTTCGTTGTCGCGCGGGCGCAGGCGGTAGACGCGCTGGTAGCGCGGGTCGTGATCGACCCAGCTGTTGCAGCCCGTCGCGCAGCCGTTGCAGACGCCGGGGCTGCTCTTGAGGAACCACACCCGCGCCTTGAAGCGGAAGTCGCGGCTCGTCAGCGCGCCGACCGGGCAGACGTGCTCGGTCATCAGCGTGTAGTCGTTGTCCAGCTCGCGGCCGGGGCTGAGCACGATCTCGTTCGTGTTGCCGCGCTCGCGCATGTCGAGCACGTGGTCGCCCGCCACCTCGTCGCAGAAGCGGATGCAGCGCGTGCACATGATGCAACGCTCGGCGTCGTAGACGATGGTCGGGCCGAAGCGCACGCCCTTGGGCTTGTGCACCGGCTCGGTGTGCTTGCGCTTGAGCTTCTTCTGCGAGGTCAGCCAGTAGTCCTGGAGCTTGCACTCGCCGGCCTGGTCGCAGATCGGGCAGTCGACCGGGTGGTTGAGGAGCAGGAACTCCTGCGTCGACTCCTGGGCCTTCAGCGCCACGTCGCTCTGCGCCGCGACCTCCATGCCCTCGCTGGCGGGGATCTGGCAGGCGGGCTGGAGCTTCGGCTTGGTCGCCTCGACGTACTCCTTCTTCTTCTCGTCCCACTTCAGGACGGGGAGCGCCATCTGGCGGCCGCTCTTGATCTCGACCAGGCACATCCGGCAGTTCGCCGCGATGCTCAGGCCGGGGTGCCAGCAGTAGTGCGGGATCTCGATCCCCGCGCGGTACGCCGCGCGGATGATCGTGTCGCCTTCCTCGAAGGGGATGTCTTGGCCGTCGAGCTTGAAGGTAGGCATGACTTCCTGTCGCGTTACCGGACGCGCGACCTCAGCGGTCGCACTCCCCGCCGATCATGTTGATGGAGCCGAAGGTCGGGATGATGTCGGCGATCATGTCGCCGGTCAGCATCTCCTTGCAGGCCGCGAGGTTGTACCAGCACGGCGGGCGGCAGCGGACGCGGTAGGGCGTGCCCGAGCCGTCGGAGACGATGAAGAAGCCGAGCTCGCCGTTGCCGCCCTCGGTGAAGCTGTAGACCTCCCCCTTCGGCGGCTTGAGGCCCTCCATCACGAGCTTGAAGTGCGCGATGGTGCCCTCGATCGAGTTGTAGACGTCCTCCTTCTCGGGGAAGACGTAGCGGACGTCGGGCGAGTTGACCGGGCCCGAGGTCGGCATCTGCTCGAGCGCCTGCCGGATGATCTTGATCGACTGGCGGAGCTCCTCGAAGCGGCAGACGAAGCGATCGTAGTTGTCGCCGTCGTGGCCGACCGGGACGTCGAAGTCGAACCGGTCGTAGAACATGTACGGGTTGGCCTTGCGGACGTCGTAGTCGACGCCGGTCGAGCGGAGCACGACGCCCGTGCAGCCCATCGCGATGGCGCGCTCCTGCGAGAGCTTCCCGACGTTCTGCGTCCGGTCGAGGAAGATCCGGTTCTTCATCAGGAGCTTCTCGCTCTCGAGCATCGCGTGCTCGACCTCCGGGAAGATCGCGAGCACGGTGTCCGCGAGCTGCTCGGTGGGCGGCTTCGCCATGCCGCCGATGCGGCCGAAGCTGTGCGTGAGGCGCGCGCCGGTCTCCTGCTCCAGGATGTCCCAGATCCAGTCGCGGACCTTCACGAGCCAGAGGAACGGGGTGAACGCGCCCAGCTCCATCGCCGTCGCGCCGTTGCAGGTGAGGTGGTCGCAGATGCGCGCCAGCTCTCCGAGCACGGTGCGGTAGTAGGTGCAGCGCTCGGGCACCTCGAGGCCGATGAGCTTCTCCACCGCGAGCGCGAAGCCCACGTTGTTGAGCATCGGCGAGACGTAGTTGAGCCGATCGGCGTACGGGAACACCTGGCTCCAGGTGCCCCGCTCGCAGCTCTTCTCGAAGCCGCGGTGCAGGTAGCCCGGCTGGATGTCCACGTTCATCACGGTCTCGCCGTCGAGGTCGAGGACCATGCGGATGGTGCCGTGCATCGCGGGGTGCGACGGGCCCATGTTGAGCCGCATCGGCTCGGACGGCAGCTCGAGGCTGCCCTCGTCTTCGAGGTCTTCGTAGTACGGCTCCATCGTCTACTCCTCGTTCGTCGGCGAGCTGGCCGCCGCGTCGTCGACCGTGGTCTCCGTGGCGGGCTCCTTGCTGAGCATCGGGCGCTGGCCGAGCTGGACGCCGAGCGCGGGTGAGACCTGATAGTCCTCGTCCTCGAGGCGCGCCTGCCAGTCGATGCGACCCCAGGGCTGGCCCTCGTCCGGGCCGAACGGCGGCAGCTTCTCGATGCCCTCGATCTCGCGGTACGGGATGAGCGGCTGCGCCTTGGTGATCGGGTAGTCCTTGCGGAGCGGGTAGCCCTGGAACTCCTCGTACATGAGGATCCGGCGCAGGTCCGGGTGATCGCTGAAGCGGATCCCGAACATGTCGAAGATCTCGCGCTCGCCCCAGTCCGCC
This Sandaracinaceae bacterium DNA region includes the following protein-coding sequences:
- a CDS encoding 2Fe-2S iron-sulfur cluster-binding protein — its product is MPTFKLDGQDIPFEEGDTIIRAAYRAGIEIPHYCWHPGLSIAANCRMCLVEIKSGRQMALPVLKWDEKKKEYVEATKPKLQPACQIPASEGMEVAAQSDVALKAQESTQEFLLLNHPVDCPICDQAGECKLQDYWLTSQKKLKRKHTEPVHKPKGVRFGPTIVYDAERCIMCTRCIRFCDEVAGDHVLDMRERGNTNEIVLSPGRELDNDYTLMTEHVCPVGALTSRDFRFKARVWFLKSSPGVCNGCATGCNSWVDHDPRYQRVYRLRPRDNEAVNAYWMCDDGMMTYHGFHEDRILTGRVRAGGRVNEAPRELAVQAAAKVLEKVEKGKLAVVLSAVHASEDNYVLHKLAKEHFGTDHVYLTARPDWKGDDILRHRDHNPNRAGALAVAGGKAKSMEDLVKDVESGVVTAVLSLGPSTTLNEAELAPLANLEGVGGAAHVNLTSNAGALTSAASVVVPVACDAEMSGTFVNAKGIAQQFKKAIRAPGGIKTAWETLIEIGAHLGWTVDIARLNDVRRDMPAKLPSAAGASSAPAAPAS
- a CDS encoding NADH-quinone oxidoreductase subunit D: MEPYYEDLEDEGSLELPSEPMRLNMGPSHPAMHGTIRMVLDLDGETVMNVDIQPGYLHRGFEKSCERGTWSQVFPYADRLNYVSPMLNNVGFALAVEKLIGLEVPERCTYYRTVLGELARICDHLTCNGATAMELGAFTPFLWLVKVRDWIWDILEQETGARLTHSFGRIGGMAKPPTEQLADTVLAIFPEVEHAMLESEKLLMKNRIFLDRTQNVGKLSQERAIAMGCTGVVLRSTGVDYDVRKANPYMFYDRFDFDVPVGHDGDNYDRFVCRFEELRQSIKIIRQALEQMPTSGPVNSPDVRYVFPEKEDVYNSIEGTIAHFKLVMEGLKPPKGEVYSFTEGGNGELGFFIVSDGSGTPYRVRCRPPCWYNLAACKEMLTGDMIADIIPTFGSINMIGGECDR
- a CDS encoding NADH-quinone oxidoreductase subunit C; this translates as MSKKVISRLKKELGDKILETSDFRGDDCAVVGRKDWKAVAELLKSDPDLSMDHFVDITAVDYPEREPEAPRFDVLLMVRSMAKNHRVRIKTQVGETEELASLVGVWPGADWGEREIFDMFGIRFSDHPDLRRILMYEEFQGYPLRKDYPITKAQPLIPYREIEGIEKLPPFGPDEGQPWGRIDWQARLEDEDYQVSPALGVQLGQRPMLSKEPATETTVDDAAASSPTNEE